From Parafrankia discariae, the proteins below share one genomic window:
- the ctaD gene encoding aa3-type cytochrome oxidase subunit I has product MTEDVQPRHTRSRVNLLGYLRTTSHKDIAVLYAVTSFSFFVFAGILGLLIRTELARPGLQYFSNEQYNQLFTLHGTLMLLLFATPLAFAFANLLVPLQIGAPDVAFPRLNALSYWFFLFGGLMVVAGFLTPDGGADFGWTAYAPLNNKTYSPTVGSDLWIMGLVVSGLGTILGAVNMITTIVTMRAPGMTMFRISIFCWTFLVTSMLVIVAFPVLAAALLGLEADRRFGAHVFDADTGGAILWQHLFWFFGHPEVYIIALPFFGIISEIIPVFSRKPVFGYKGLVFATIGIGALSIAVWGHHMFVTGAVLLPFFSILSFLIAVPTGIKFFNWIGTMWRGNLTFETPMLFCLGFLVTFLLGGLTGVMLASPPIDFHVSDSYFLIAHFHYVVFGTVVFAAFGGTYFWFPKVTGRMMNDKLGKIHFWTLFLGFHMTFLVQHWLGVKGMPRRYADYGPNDGFTTLHTVSTAGSFLLGASTLPFMYNIWHSYRRGRLALADDPWGYGNSLEWATSCPPPRHNFLSVPRIRSERPAFDLHYPEVAGEVDYHATPELR; this is encoded by the coding sequence ATGACCGAAGACGTTCAACCGCGACATACCCGTAGTCGTGTCAACCTTCTCGGCTATCTGCGCACCACGTCGCACAAGGACATCGCCGTACTCTACGCGGTGACCTCTTTCTCCTTCTTTGTCTTCGCTGGGATTCTTGGGCTCCTCATACGTACGGAGCTGGCGCGGCCGGGACTGCAGTACTTCTCGAACGAGCAGTACAACCAGCTCTTCACTCTGCACGGTACGCTGATGCTCCTGCTGTTTGCGACACCGCTTGCCTTCGCGTTCGCGAACCTGCTCGTCCCGCTGCAGATAGGTGCGCCCGACGTCGCCTTTCCTCGGCTCAACGCGCTGTCGTACTGGTTTTTCCTCTTTGGCGGGCTCATGGTCGTCGCAGGCTTCCTGACGCCGGATGGCGGTGCGGACTTCGGGTGGACGGCGTACGCACCCCTGAACAACAAAACCTACTCCCCGACTGTCGGCTCCGACCTGTGGATCATGGGGCTGGTCGTCTCTGGTCTGGGCACCATTCTCGGCGCCGTGAACATGATCACCACCATCGTCACGATGCGGGCACCCGGGATGACGATGTTCCGGATTTCCATCTTCTGCTGGACCTTTCTGGTCACCTCCATGCTGGTGATCGTCGCCTTTCCCGTTCTGGCCGCGGCACTGCTCGGACTGGAGGCCGACCGCAGGTTCGGTGCCCACGTCTTCGACGCGGACACCGGCGGCGCGATCCTCTGGCAGCACCTCTTCTGGTTCTTCGGCCACCCCGAGGTCTACATCATCGCCCTGCCGTTCTTCGGCATCATCAGTGAGATCATCCCGGTCTTCTCCCGTAAGCCCGTCTTCGGTTACAAGGGCCTCGTGTTCGCAACCATAGGAATCGGTGCGCTCTCCATCGCGGTGTGGGGTCACCACATGTTCGTCACTGGAGCGGTGCTCCTTCCGTTCTTCTCCATACTCTCCTTCCTGATCGCCGTTCCCACCGGGATCAAGTTCTTCAACTGGATCGGCACCATGTGGCGGGGGAACCTCACCTTCGAGACCCCCATGCTCTTCTGTCTGGGATTCCTGGTCACCTTCCTGCTGGGCGGACTGACCGGCGTCATGCTTGCCAGCCCGCCGATCGACTTCCACGTCAGCGACAGCTACTTCCTGATCGCCCACTTCCACTACGTGGTCTTTGGCACGGTCGTCTTCGCGGCTTTCGGCGGCACCTACTTCTGGTTCCCGAAGGTCACCGGAAGAATGATGAACGACAAGCTTGGGAAGATTCATTTCTGGACGTTGTTCCTCGGGTTTCACATGACTTTCCTCGTCCAGCACTGGCTGGGTGTGAAAGGAATGCCGCGGAGGTACGCCGATTATGGGCCGAACGACGGCTTCACCACCCTGCACACCGTGTCCACCGCCGGGTCGTTCCTGCTGGGCGCGTCCACCCTCCCGTTCATGTACAACATCTGGCACTCCTACCGGCGGGGGAGACTGGCGCTCGCCGACGACCCGTGGGGGTACGGGAACTCGCTGGAGTGGGCGACGTCGTGCCCGCCCCCACGCCACAACTTCCTGTCAGTGCCCCGCATCCGCTCCGAGCGCCCCGCCTTCGACCTGCACTACCCGGAGGTCGCCGGAGAGGTCGACTACCATGCCACCCCGGAGCTGCGCTGA
- a CDS encoding phage holin family protein, giving the protein MSNPYPSDATRPEQAARGSGVSDTAVRESTAGQLMSEVTSDLSELVRKEIELARAEIRHEGRRAGRGAGMLGGGGFAAYMTLLFASVALMFLLDRALPLDWAAFIVAMIYLVVAVPLVLRGRRELRDMSGAPQTVDTLKEDVQWAANRTK; this is encoded by the coding sequence GTGTCCAACCCCTACCCGTCCGACGCGACACGTCCGGAACAGGCCGCTCGGGGCTCCGGTGTCAGCGACACCGCGGTCCGTGAGTCCACGGCCGGTCAGCTGATGTCCGAGGTCACCAGCGATCTGTCCGAACTGGTGCGTAAGGAGATCGAACTCGCCAGGGCCGAGATCCGCCACGAGGGCCGGCGGGCGGGCCGCGGAGCCGGGATGCTCGGCGGCGGCGGGTTCGCCGCCTACATGACGCTGCTCTTCGCGTCCGTGGCGCTGATGTTCCTGCTCGACCGGGCGCTTCCCCTCGACTGGGCGGCCTTCATCGTCGCCATGATCTATCTGGTTGTTGCTGTTCCCCTCGTGCTACGAGGCCGACGGGAACTGCGAGACATGTCGGGGGCACCCCAGACCGTCGACACCCTCAAGGAGGACGTGCAATGGGCCGCGAACCGCACGAAGTGA
- a CDS encoding DUF3618 domain-containing protein: protein MGREPHEVRADIEAARARLGTDVDNLSAKVSPSKVAERRVDDARRAATTVREKVMGTAHSARDQASDAGDDLQSRASDAAGAVQDYASDAADTVKDAAGAARDTVAAAPGAVRSGTEGSPLAAGLIAFGVGALISSLIPASRPEQQAGTQMKEQAGRLVEPLRDSAQKASDQLRPKAQEAAESLRETAQHAATDVQDEARDAAAEVRDTTTAAAGSVRHTATR from the coding sequence ATGGGCCGCGAACCGCACGAAGTGAGGGCTGACATCGAGGCGGCCCGAGCTCGACTCGGCACCGACGTCGACAACCTGTCCGCGAAGGTGTCCCCGTCCAAGGTCGCCGAACGGCGCGTCGACGACGCCCGCCGCGCCGCGACCACCGTCCGGGAGAAGGTGATGGGCACCGCCCATTCCGCCCGCGACCAGGCCAGCGACGCCGGCGACGACCTGCAGAGCCGCGCGTCCGACGCGGCCGGTGCGGTGCAGGACTACGCCTCCGACGCGGCCGACACGGTGAAGGACGCCGCCGGTGCCGCCAGGGACACCGTGGCCGCCGCGCCGGGCGCGGTCCGCAGCGGTACAGAAGGCAGCCCCCTGGCCGCCGGCCTGATCGCCTTCGGTGTCGGCGCCCTGATCAGCTCTCTGATCCCGGCAAGCCGCCCCGAGCAGCAGGCGGGCACCCAGATGAAGGAACAGGCAGGACGCCTCGTCGAACCTCTCAGGGACAGCGCCCAGAAGGCATCGGATCAGCTGCGTCCCAAGGCACAGGAGGCCGCGGAGTCCCTGCGCGAGACCGCGCAGCACGCCGCGACCGACGTCCAGGACGAAGCCAGGGACGCCGCCGCCGAGGTCCGCGACACCACAACGGCCGCCGCCGGCAGCGTACGCCACACCGCAACCCGATAA